From a single Andrena cerasifolii isolate SP2316 chromosome 8, iyAndCera1_principal, whole genome shotgun sequence genomic region:
- the Sf3b1 gene encoding splicing factor 3B subunit 1 isoform X1 — MDSIPRTHEDIEAQIREIQSKKKEIQNVAAEKDQVGLGKTGFYDQDIYDGSNNKYEGYVTSIAANDEIEDEDYEPTTFSTNKRPGYNAPAALLNDVAQSEKDYDPFADRRRPTIADREDEYRQKRRRMIISPERVDPFAEGGKTPDIGSRTYTEIMREQLLKGEETELRKKLAEKAKEGTLKANGEPKPAPKKRGRWDQTDDAPTPKKSSGTTATPTSWDNADVTPAAIRWDETPGHGKGGETPGATPGVSTRMWDATPGHATPGAATPGRETPSHEKTVSSRRNRWDETPKTERETPGHSSGWAETPRTDRVAGDLIQETPTPSASKRRSRWDETPSNQTPGSMTPQTPATPLATPHQTSILTPSGVTPTGPKAMGLATPTPGHLMSMTPEQLQAYRWEREIDERNRPLSDDELDALFPPGYKVLQPPAGYIPIRTPARKLTATPTPIAGTPQGFFIQTEDKTAKFVDNQPKGNLPFMKPEDAQYFDKLLVDVDEETLSPEEQKERKIMKLLLKIKNGTPPMRKAALRQITDKAREFGAGPLFNQILPLLMSPTLEDQERHLLVKVIDRILYKLDDLVRPYVHKILVVIEPLLIDEDYYARVEGREIISNLAKAAGLATMISTMRPDIDNIDEYVRNTTARAFAVVASALGIPSLLPFLKAVCRSKKSWQARHTGIKIVQQIAILMGCAILPHLKSLVEIIEHGLVDEQQKVRTITALAIAALAEAATPYGIESFDSVLKPLWKGIRTHRGKGLAAFLKAIGYLIPLMDAEYANYYTREVMLILIREFQSPDEEMKKIVLKVVKQCCGTDGVEAQYIKDEILPHFFKHFWNHRMALDRRNYRQLVDTTVEIANKVGASEIINRVVDDLKDENEQYRKMVMETIEKIMGNLGAADVDSRLEEQLIDGILYAFQEQTTEDVVMLNGFGTIVNTLGKRVKAYLPQICGTILWRLNNKSAKVRQQAADLISRIAVVMKTCQEEKLMGHLGVVLYEYLGEEYPEVLGSILGALKAIVNVIGMTKMTPPIKDLLPRLTPILKNRHEKVQENCIDLVGRIADRGPEYVSAREWMRICFELLELLKAHKKAIRRATVNTFGYIAKAIGPHDVLATLLNNLKVQERQNRVCTTVAIAIVAETCSPFTVLPALMNEYRVPELNVQNGVLKSLSFLFEYIGEMGKDYIYAVSPLLEDALMDRDLVHRQTACAAIKHMALGVYGFGCEDALIHLLNHVWPNVFETSPHLVQAFMDAVDGLRVALGPIKILQYTLQGLFHPARKVRDVYWKIYNSLYIGGQDALVAGYPRIMNDPKNQYIRYELDYVL; from the exons ATGGATTCCATTCCTAGAACGCACGAAG ACATTGAAGCACAAATAAGAGAAATACAGTCCAAGAAAAAGGAGATTCAAAATGTAGCGGCAGAGAAGGATCAAGTGGGTCTGGGGAAGACTGGCTTCTACGATCAAGACATTTACGATGGAAGTAACAACAAATACGAAGGCTACGTTACATCGATTGCAGCCAACGATGAAATTGAG GACGAAGATTACGAGCCAACTACGTTTAGCACTAATAAGAGACCTGGTTACAATGCACCCGCCGCATTGCTTAATGACGTTGCACAG AGTGAAAAAGATTATGATCCCTTTGCGGATAGACGACGACCCACCATAGCGGATAGGGAAGATGAATATAGGCAAAAAAGACGCAGAATGATTATATCTCCCGAACGTGTTGATCCATTCGCAGAAG GTGGCAAGACTCCAGATATCGGTTCTAGGACGTACACTGAGATTATGCGGGAACAATTACTCAAAGGCGAAGAAACTGAG TTAAGAAAGAAACTAGCAGAGAAAGCCAAAGAAGGAACATTAAAAGCAAACGGCGAGCCCAAGCCAGCGCCTAAGAAAAGGGGCCGTTGGGATCAGACAGATGATGCTCCAACTCCGAAAAAGTCAAGTGGTACCACTGCCACGCCAACATCCTGGGACAATGCAGAT GTAACACCAGCTGCGATTAGATGGGACGAAACGCCTGGCCACGGCAAAGGTGGAGAAACTCCTGGTGCGACGCCAGGCGTAAGTACTAGAATGTGGGATGCTACTCCAGGGCATGCAACACCTGGTGCGGCTACTCCTGGTAGGGAAACCCCGTCTCACGAGAAAACTGTTTCGAGCCGTAGAAATCGTTGGGATGAAACGCCGAAAACTGAACGGG AAACGCCCGGGCATAGCAGCGGCTGGGCCGAGACACCGAGGACCGATCGCGTTGCCGGAGATCTAATTCAGGAGACACCGACACCGTCTGCAAGCAAACGTCGAAGTCGGTGGGACGAAACACCTTCGAACCAGACACCCGGCTCTATGACGCCCCAGACTCCAGCGACGCCCCTTGCGACTCCACATCAGACTTCTATTCTAACACCTAGCGGAGTGACGCCAACCGGACCTAAAGCTATGGGACTGGCCACCCCAACGCCGGGACACCTGATGTCCATGACGCCGGAGCAGCTCCAAGCGTATCGCTGGGAACGAGAAATCGACGAGCGAAATAGACCGCTTTCAGATGACGAACTAGACGCCCTGTTTCCACCTGGGTACAAAGTTCTGCAGCCACCGGCTG GGTACATACCAATTCGTACGCCCGCGAGGAAGCTCACTGCTACGCCAACGCCGATCGCCGGCACCCCGCAGGGATTCTTTATCCAGACGGAAGACAAAACCGCAAAATTCGTGGACAATCAACCGAAGGGGAATCTGCCGTTCATGAAGCCAGAGGACGCACAATATTTTGATAAATTACTAGTGGACGTTGACGAAGAGACTCTCAGCCCCGAGGAGCAGAAGGAGAGGAAGATCATGAAGCTACTTTTGAAAATCAAGAACGGCACGCCGCCAATGAGGAAGGCTGCTCTAAGACAGATCACAGACAAGGCGAGGGAATTTGGCGCGGGTCCGTTGTTCAATCAGATACTTCCTCTCCTTATGTCTCCTACGTTGGAGGATCAAGAGCGTCATCTTCTCGTGAAAGTCATCGATCGTATTCTTTACAAACTTGACGATTTGGTCAGGCCTTATGTACATAAG ATTTTGGTGGTCATTGAACCTTTGCTGATCGACGAAGACTACTATGCTCGCGTAGAAGGCAGAGAAATAATTTCTAATCTGGCGAAAGCAGCTGGTTTAGCTACGATGATCTCCACGATGAGACCAGATATCGATAATATAGACGAATACGTGCGTAACACGACCGCAAGGGCATTCGCTGTGGTCGCGTCGGCGTTGGGAATCCCTTCTCTACTACCGTTCCTCAAAGCCGTGTGTCGTAGTAAAAAATCATGGCAAGCTCGTCACACTGGCATCAAAATCGTACAACAAATCGCTATTCTTATGGGCTGCGCTATATTGCCGCATCTGAAGAGTTTGGTCGAGATCATAGAGCACG GTTTGGTCGACGAGCAGCAAAAAGTTCGTACTATCACAGCTTTAGCGATTGCTGCGTTAGCCGAGGCAGCAACGCCCTATGGTATCGAAAGCTTCGACTCTGTTCTGAAACCACTCTGGAAAGGTATCCGTACGCACAGGGGGAAAGGTCTTGCTGCCTTCTTGAAGGCGATTGGTTATCTAATTCCTCTTATGGACGCTGAATACGCCAACTATTATACTCGCGAAGTGATGTTGATTCTCATTCGTGAATTCCAGTCGCCCGACGAAGAAATGAAGAAGATTGTTTTGAAG GTGGTGAAACAATGTTGCGGGACAGATGGTGTGGAAGCGCAGTACATCAAAGACGAGATTCTTCCTCATTTCTTCAAGCACTTTTGGAATCATCGAATGGCTTTAGATCGTAGAAATTATAGACAG CTGGTCGACACGACGGTTGAAATCGCGAACAAAGTTGGCGCGTCGGAGATTATAAACCGCGTGGTGGATGATCTGAAGGATGAAAACGAACAGTATAGGAAAATGGTTATGGAAACTATTGAAAAGATAATGGGTAACTTGGGAGCTGCGGATGTTGATTCCCGCTTGGAGGAGCAACTTATAGACGGTATCTTGTACGCCTTCCAAGAACAGACGACAGAG GATGTCGTGATGCTGAATGGTTTTGGTACCATCGTGAACACACTGGGAAAACGAGTGAAGGCGTATTTGCCGCAGATATGCGGTACGATATTGTGGAGATTGAATAACAAGTCAGCGAAAGTCAGGCAACAAGCGGCTGATCTAATCTCGCGAATTGCTGTCGTCATGAAAACCTGCCAAGAG GAGAAACTAATGGGCCATTTAGGTGTTGTGCTTTATGAATACTTGGGTGAGGAATACCCTGAAGTGTTGGGTAGCATTTTAGGTGCGTTGAAAGCTATCGTTAATGTCATAGGAATGACAAAAATGACACCGCCTATCAAAGACCTGCTACCGCGACTTACGCCAATATTGAAGAACAGGCACGAGAAA GTACAAGAGAATTGTATTGACCTGGTAGGTAGGATCGCAGACAGAGGCCCCGAGTATGTATCTGCCAGGGAATGGATGAGGATATGCTTCGAGCTTTTGGAGCTGCTCAAAGCTCATAAGAAAGCGATTAGGAGAGCTACAGTCAATACCTTCGGCTACATTGCAAAAGCTATAGG GCCCCACGATGTGTTAGCCACGCTGCTGAACAATTTGAAAGTACAAGAACGCCAGAATCGCGTGTGTACTACAGTGGCCATAGCTATTGTCGCAGAAACTTGCAGCCCGTTCACGGTACTCCCTGCGTTAATGAACGAATACAGAGTGCCAGAGCTGAACGTGCAGAACGGTGTGTTGAAGTCTTTATCATTCTTGTTCGAATACATCGGAGAAATGGGGAAGGATTACATTTACGCCGTTAGTCCGTTGCTAGAGGACGCGCTCATGGACAG GGATTTAGTACACAGGCAGACTGCATGTGCTGCCATTAAACACATGGCATTGGGTGTTTATGGTTTCGGATGCGAGGATGCACTCATACATTTGTTGAATCACGTGTGGCCCAATGTCTTCGAAACTTCGCCGCACCTGGTACAAGCATTTATGGACGCTGTAGATGGCTTGCGTGTCGCTCTTGGACCAATTAAAATACTGCAATATACTTTACAG GGATTATTCCACCCGGCGCGAAAAGTACGGGATGTATATTGGAAAATCTATAA
- the Sf3b1 gene encoding splicing factor 3B subunit 1 isoform X2, with product MREQLLKGEETELRKKLAEKAKEGTLKANGEPKPAPKKRGRWDQTDDAPTPKKSSGTTATPTSWDNADVTPAAIRWDETPGHGKGGETPGATPGVSTRMWDATPGHATPGAATPGRETPSHEKTVSSRRNRWDETPKTERETPGHSSGWAETPRTDRVAGDLIQETPTPSASKRRSRWDETPSNQTPGSMTPQTPATPLATPHQTSILTPSGVTPTGPKAMGLATPTPGHLMSMTPEQLQAYRWEREIDERNRPLSDDELDALFPPGYKVLQPPAGYIPIRTPARKLTATPTPIAGTPQGFFIQTEDKTAKFVDNQPKGNLPFMKPEDAQYFDKLLVDVDEETLSPEEQKERKIMKLLLKIKNGTPPMRKAALRQITDKAREFGAGPLFNQILPLLMSPTLEDQERHLLVKVIDRILYKLDDLVRPYVHKILVVIEPLLIDEDYYARVEGREIISNLAKAAGLATMISTMRPDIDNIDEYVRNTTARAFAVVASALGIPSLLPFLKAVCRSKKSWQARHTGIKIVQQIAILMGCAILPHLKSLVEIIEHGLVDEQQKVRTITALAIAALAEAATPYGIESFDSVLKPLWKGIRTHRGKGLAAFLKAIGYLIPLMDAEYANYYTREVMLILIREFQSPDEEMKKIVLKVVKQCCGTDGVEAQYIKDEILPHFFKHFWNHRMALDRRNYRQLVDTTVEIANKVGASEIINRVVDDLKDENEQYRKMVMETIEKIMGNLGAADVDSRLEEQLIDGILYAFQEQTTEDVVMLNGFGTIVNTLGKRVKAYLPQICGTILWRLNNKSAKVRQQAADLISRIAVVMKTCQEEKLMGHLGVVLYEYLGEEYPEVLGSILGALKAIVNVIGMTKMTPPIKDLLPRLTPILKNRHEKVQENCIDLVGRIADRGPEYVSAREWMRICFELLELLKAHKKAIRRATVNTFGYIAKAIGPHDVLATLLNNLKVQERQNRVCTTVAIAIVAETCSPFTVLPALMNEYRVPELNVQNGVLKSLSFLFEYIGEMGKDYIYAVSPLLEDALMDRDLVHRQTACAAIKHMALGVYGFGCEDALIHLLNHVWPNVFETSPHLVQAFMDAVDGLRVALGPIKILQYTLQGLFHPARKVRDVYWKIYNSLYIGGQDALVAGYPRIMNDPKNQYIRYELDYVL from the exons ATGCGGGAACAATTACTCAAAGGCGAAGAAACTGAG TTAAGAAAGAAACTAGCAGAGAAAGCCAAAGAAGGAACATTAAAAGCAAACGGCGAGCCCAAGCCAGCGCCTAAGAAAAGGGGCCGTTGGGATCAGACAGATGATGCTCCAACTCCGAAAAAGTCAAGTGGTACCACTGCCACGCCAACATCCTGGGACAATGCAGAT GTAACACCAGCTGCGATTAGATGGGACGAAACGCCTGGCCACGGCAAAGGTGGAGAAACTCCTGGTGCGACGCCAGGCGTAAGTACTAGAATGTGGGATGCTACTCCAGGGCATGCAACACCTGGTGCGGCTACTCCTGGTAGGGAAACCCCGTCTCACGAGAAAACTGTTTCGAGCCGTAGAAATCGTTGGGATGAAACGCCGAAAACTGAACGGG AAACGCCCGGGCATAGCAGCGGCTGGGCCGAGACACCGAGGACCGATCGCGTTGCCGGAGATCTAATTCAGGAGACACCGACACCGTCTGCAAGCAAACGTCGAAGTCGGTGGGACGAAACACCTTCGAACCAGACACCCGGCTCTATGACGCCCCAGACTCCAGCGACGCCCCTTGCGACTCCACATCAGACTTCTATTCTAACACCTAGCGGAGTGACGCCAACCGGACCTAAAGCTATGGGACTGGCCACCCCAACGCCGGGACACCTGATGTCCATGACGCCGGAGCAGCTCCAAGCGTATCGCTGGGAACGAGAAATCGACGAGCGAAATAGACCGCTTTCAGATGACGAACTAGACGCCCTGTTTCCACCTGGGTACAAAGTTCTGCAGCCACCGGCTG GGTACATACCAATTCGTACGCCCGCGAGGAAGCTCACTGCTACGCCAACGCCGATCGCCGGCACCCCGCAGGGATTCTTTATCCAGACGGAAGACAAAACCGCAAAATTCGTGGACAATCAACCGAAGGGGAATCTGCCGTTCATGAAGCCAGAGGACGCACAATATTTTGATAAATTACTAGTGGACGTTGACGAAGAGACTCTCAGCCCCGAGGAGCAGAAGGAGAGGAAGATCATGAAGCTACTTTTGAAAATCAAGAACGGCACGCCGCCAATGAGGAAGGCTGCTCTAAGACAGATCACAGACAAGGCGAGGGAATTTGGCGCGGGTCCGTTGTTCAATCAGATACTTCCTCTCCTTATGTCTCCTACGTTGGAGGATCAAGAGCGTCATCTTCTCGTGAAAGTCATCGATCGTATTCTTTACAAACTTGACGATTTGGTCAGGCCTTATGTACATAAG ATTTTGGTGGTCATTGAACCTTTGCTGATCGACGAAGACTACTATGCTCGCGTAGAAGGCAGAGAAATAATTTCTAATCTGGCGAAAGCAGCTGGTTTAGCTACGATGATCTCCACGATGAGACCAGATATCGATAATATAGACGAATACGTGCGTAACACGACCGCAAGGGCATTCGCTGTGGTCGCGTCGGCGTTGGGAATCCCTTCTCTACTACCGTTCCTCAAAGCCGTGTGTCGTAGTAAAAAATCATGGCAAGCTCGTCACACTGGCATCAAAATCGTACAACAAATCGCTATTCTTATGGGCTGCGCTATATTGCCGCATCTGAAGAGTTTGGTCGAGATCATAGAGCACG GTTTGGTCGACGAGCAGCAAAAAGTTCGTACTATCACAGCTTTAGCGATTGCTGCGTTAGCCGAGGCAGCAACGCCCTATGGTATCGAAAGCTTCGACTCTGTTCTGAAACCACTCTGGAAAGGTATCCGTACGCACAGGGGGAAAGGTCTTGCTGCCTTCTTGAAGGCGATTGGTTATCTAATTCCTCTTATGGACGCTGAATACGCCAACTATTATACTCGCGAAGTGATGTTGATTCTCATTCGTGAATTCCAGTCGCCCGACGAAGAAATGAAGAAGATTGTTTTGAAG GTGGTGAAACAATGTTGCGGGACAGATGGTGTGGAAGCGCAGTACATCAAAGACGAGATTCTTCCTCATTTCTTCAAGCACTTTTGGAATCATCGAATGGCTTTAGATCGTAGAAATTATAGACAG CTGGTCGACACGACGGTTGAAATCGCGAACAAAGTTGGCGCGTCGGAGATTATAAACCGCGTGGTGGATGATCTGAAGGATGAAAACGAACAGTATAGGAAAATGGTTATGGAAACTATTGAAAAGATAATGGGTAACTTGGGAGCTGCGGATGTTGATTCCCGCTTGGAGGAGCAACTTATAGACGGTATCTTGTACGCCTTCCAAGAACAGACGACAGAG GATGTCGTGATGCTGAATGGTTTTGGTACCATCGTGAACACACTGGGAAAACGAGTGAAGGCGTATTTGCCGCAGATATGCGGTACGATATTGTGGAGATTGAATAACAAGTCAGCGAAAGTCAGGCAACAAGCGGCTGATCTAATCTCGCGAATTGCTGTCGTCATGAAAACCTGCCAAGAG GAGAAACTAATGGGCCATTTAGGTGTTGTGCTTTATGAATACTTGGGTGAGGAATACCCTGAAGTGTTGGGTAGCATTTTAGGTGCGTTGAAAGCTATCGTTAATGTCATAGGAATGACAAAAATGACACCGCCTATCAAAGACCTGCTACCGCGACTTACGCCAATATTGAAGAACAGGCACGAGAAA GTACAAGAGAATTGTATTGACCTGGTAGGTAGGATCGCAGACAGAGGCCCCGAGTATGTATCTGCCAGGGAATGGATGAGGATATGCTTCGAGCTTTTGGAGCTGCTCAAAGCTCATAAGAAAGCGATTAGGAGAGCTACAGTCAATACCTTCGGCTACATTGCAAAAGCTATAGG GCCCCACGATGTGTTAGCCACGCTGCTGAACAATTTGAAAGTACAAGAACGCCAGAATCGCGTGTGTACTACAGTGGCCATAGCTATTGTCGCAGAAACTTGCAGCCCGTTCACGGTACTCCCTGCGTTAATGAACGAATACAGAGTGCCAGAGCTGAACGTGCAGAACGGTGTGTTGAAGTCTTTATCATTCTTGTTCGAATACATCGGAGAAATGGGGAAGGATTACATTTACGCCGTTAGTCCGTTGCTAGAGGACGCGCTCATGGACAG GGATTTAGTACACAGGCAGACTGCATGTGCTGCCATTAAACACATGGCATTGGGTGTTTATGGTTTCGGATGCGAGGATGCACTCATACATTTGTTGAATCACGTGTGGCCCAATGTCTTCGAAACTTCGCCGCACCTGGTACAAGCATTTATGGACGCTGTAGATGGCTTGCGTGTCGCTCTTGGACCAATTAAAATACTGCAATATACTTTACAG GGATTATTCCACCCGGCGCGAAAAGTACGGGATGTATATTGGAAAATCTATAA